The sequence below is a genomic window from Candidatus Latescibacterota bacterium.
TGGTGCGGGCAGCCAGCCCCAGGGTGTGAGCGGCCGGCTTCAGTCTAGCTCCTTGGGAAGCGGCTTCATCGATCAGTTCAAGAACCTGCTGTCGCTCTAGCTGTCCGTGTCTTCGTCCTCGTCCCCCCAGATGTCCTGGGCTTTTTTTTTGAGGACCAGCAAAGCGGCGGTTTCCGCCAACGCCTTCTCCTTGCGTCGGAGTTCCTTCTCCAGCGCAAGGATCCGTTTGGTCTCGGCACGCTTCACCGTCTTCGGTTCCAGGCCAACGAGCATCTGATCCCGCCACTGCTGAAGCTGGGCCTCATGCAAACCCCGACTGCGTAAAAAAGCACCCAACTCTTCTTCAGAAAGTGTTGCGGCTTCCAATACGGCAGTCAGTTTCTCTTCAGCACTCCAGTCTTGGGGTCGTTTCATATTGGACAGCCTTTGCATAGATTCAGTAAATGAGGGTGGCTCGGAGTTAACAGCCATCTCCAGCGTATCAGCTTCACTCACCCATCGGTAGAGGGAACTGCGTGAAACACCTATCTCGTTAGCTAAAGATACCGGACTTGAGAGCCGGTCCCGGAAATTTGAACAGCAGTATAAGTGGATAAGCCTCTCCAAATCAGGCATATTAATGCCATGAAAGAAAGGAGCTTATCATGAGCAGACGACCCCGCCGGAATCATTCACCGGCCTTTAAATCCAAAGTGGCTTTGGCCGCCATTAAA
It includes:
- a CDS encoding transposase; amino-acid sequence: MPDLERLIHLYCCSNFRDRLSSPVSLANEIGVSRSSLYRWVSEADTLEMAVNSEPPSFTESMQRLSNMKRPQDWSAEEKLTAVLEAATLSEEELGAFLRSRGLHEAQLQQWRDQMLVGLEPKTVKRAETKRILALEKELRRKEKALAETAALLVLKKKAQDIWGDEDEDTDS